Part of the Lolium rigidum isolate FL_2022 chromosome 6, APGP_CSIRO_Lrig_0.1, whole genome shotgun sequence genome, AGCAGATACAGAAATTGTAACACAAAGCAAGGCTGTTCGACGACATTAATTAATTACAATAATAGAGAAGCCAATAACGCTCTCCCTTATTTATAGTACACGGAGGAAATGATCAGGACAACAATTGGTGAAATGTGAAATTTACTTTATCCCGCCACAGCATTAAGCTCTGGAAACAGATCAAAACTTGAAGCAACCAATTCTTGATGAGAATATCACTCACATCCATGCCATCATAACAGAAGTGCCATTCTCAAAGTTACCAGGGGCACTTGTATGGCCTCCGCCGCGAGAAAGTAGAGCCAGCAGCCCCCCGCCGTGCACTCTACCCTCTGTCAGTGGCTCCACAGGAGACTGCATCAAAATAGGATCAACCTTCACAGCAGCAACTTCCATCTCGTCGGGTTTAACATCGGCGACAAGCTGGTGGATTACAGGGCCTAATGTACCACCACCATGAACACAGTGGTCCTGGACTAGAGCACTGTGAGCTGAACATAGACCAGTCTTGCTGCGAGCAAACTTATCACACTGCTCTGTGTCAACACCAAAGCTGGACTCCGCCAAGCCCCATGAGCAGCGCTTGCCTCCCCCGTGTGCCTTGCAGTAATCAGTGCTTCCCTGCGCACTCTTCACACAGCCCTCAAACACACATCTCTTGCCACCTCCATGGCGTACACAGTACTCTGTCCGCCCCCTAGCACTTTTGGTGCAATCAGGAATGGCACACCTCTTCCCACCACCATGCGCAACACAATATTGAGTCCCACCATGCACGCTCTTTGGACACACGCCACCACCTTCAAATAAGCAGCGCTTGCCTCCCCCGTGTCCCTTGCAATATGGAGTGCTTCCTTCAGCTCCTTTGGTACAGCCAAAGAATGTGCAGCGCTTTCCTCCACCGTGCGCCTTGCAGAACTTTGTGCTTCCCTGTGCACCCTTAGCACATTCCGGAAACTGGCAACGCCTCCCACCTCCATGAGAGATGCAGAGGCCAGAATGACCTTCTGCACTCTTGGTGCAGTTCTCCTTCTGACACCTTTTTCCACCTCCATGCCTGATGCATAAGCCAGATCTCCCTCGGGCAGCACGGGAGCAACCATCGTTACTGCAGCGGCGACCACCACCATGGGCTATGCAGTGGTCTGTCCGCCCTTCGGCACTCTTTGTACATCCAAGAAATTCACATCTCCTCCCTCCTCCATGGGCCTTGCAATATATGGTCCTTCCTTCAGCACCTTTCTGGCAACCAGGTTTCTGGCATCGCCTACCACCACCATGGGCTATGCAATGGCCTGATGCCCctcttgctcctttcccacatccaGGGAACTGACAGGTTTTAGTGTTCATACTTCGCTGTTGAGG contains:
- the LOC124668111 gene encoding uncharacterized protein LOC124668111, which translates into the protein MDKTSRGLVFGDSINSFHSSHYQSTVQHTAQLKDNTLDSASYSSFSVPNSKAQKRKWGTMAGAEGTGNPLLTLGLGRSQSSSDNSKVSSATACEMSPSSLRETDEESSVDLSLSFDLCLGYDGAHFQKRSSAGLVASSPKLDLQLSLSTGPPVSAVTYTNMVSPNIPVTNSSPALIGKGSLPSNWGFEHSVVSSSYASEATYAFPCPKIPRKEQCTLSSPVISSTMLTSLKSPAGCTSVDTNPQQRSMNTKTCQFPGCGKGARGASGHCIAHGGGRRCQKPGCQKGAEGRTIYCKAHGGGRRCEFLGCTKSAEGRTDHCIAHGGGRRCSNDGCSRAARGRSGLCIRHGGGKRCQKENCTKSAEGHSGLCISHGGGRRCQFPECAKGAQGSTKFCKAHGGGKRCTFFGCTKGAEGSTPYCKGHGGGKRCLFEGGGVCPKSVHGGTQYCVAHGGGKRCAIPDCTKSARGRTEYCVRHGGGKRCVFEGCVKSAQGSTDYCKAHGGGKRCSWGLAESSFGVDTEQCDKFARSKTGLCSAHSALVQDHCVHGGGTLGPVIHQLVADVKPDEMEVAAVKVDPILMQSPVEPLTEGRVHGGGLLALLSRGGGHTSAPGNFENGTSVMMAWM